The following proteins are encoded in a genomic region of Ornithodoros turicata isolate Travis chromosome 6, ASM3712646v1, whole genome shotgun sequence:
- the LOC135396748 gene encoding uncharacterized protein LOC135396748 produces the protein MAHHFREQTHVLTDGAGTRLDMRSPSPDRVTSVYAPRSTARGYGLQLSSHTHGVHYSDPPARLSQPSSWEPSEPRYGTPQHALEDQESHHLLKTLLEKISTLESRFKAFESRIFLHNKETLLEIREMNKRCVHGKVPLNLPEDCLIIPATAFEMLEDLDTYLQKERNLTSMVNFFATKGGSEERGAVRTVQRDIVSNQLALRCSWKGSQGEKHSFSKLTNVIKMILGSVRINFKDATDATIKNVVKKWLYCAADRNGGRSQRRKQASNQ, from the exons ATGGCACATCATTTTCGTGAGCAGACCCATGTGCTAACCGACGGAGCAG GCACACGACTGGATATGAGATCTCCATCTCCTGACAGAGTTACATCCGTGTATGCTCCACGGAGCACAGCTCGAGGATATG GATTGCAACTCTCCTCGCATACTCATGGTGTGCATTACAGTGATCCACCTGCCAGACTATCGCAGCCATCATCATGGGAACCTTCAGAGCCTCGTTATGG GACACCGCAACATGCACTAGAAGACCAGGAAAGTCATCATCTGTTGAAGACACTACTGGAGAAAATCTCCACTCTTGAGTCTAGATTTAAAG CATTCGAAAGCAGGATTTTTCTGCATAACAAAGAAACTTTGCTGGAAATACGTGAAATGAACAAGCGATGCGTCCATGGGAAAGTACCCTTAAATCTCCCTGAGGACTGCCTCATAATACCTGCCACTGCCTTCGAAATGTTGGAGGATTTAGACACCTACCTCCAGAAGGAGAGGAACCTAACTTCTATG GTAAACTTCTTTGCTACGAAAGGTGGCAGCGAGGAGAGGGGTGCCGTGAGGACTGTACAGCGTGACATTGTATCAAACCAGTTGGCACTAAGGTGCAGCTGGAAGGGCTCGCAAGGGGAAAAGCATTCGTTCTCGAAACTGACCAATGTCATCAAGATGATATTAG GGTCCGTGCGTATAAACTTCAAGGATGCTACAGATGCCACCATAAAAAATGTAGTAAAGAAATGGCTGTATTGTGCAGCCGATCGGAATGGGGGTCGCTCGCAGCGAAGGAAACAAGCATCCAACCAATGA
- the LOC135396744 gene encoding muscarinic acetylcholine receptor DM1-like codes for MFLERSGATPWAAPWAAAWTNATNASAANDTLDAMEQEPPYSLAEVILIASLAALLSVLTVIGNLMVMISFKLDKQLQTISNYFLLSLAIADFSIGVISMPLFTMYTLYQRWHLGTFVCDTWLAFDYLTSNASVLNLLIISFDRYFSVTRPLTYRARRTTRRAAIMIASAWVISLVLWPPWIYSWPYIEGQRSVPVDQCYIQFLETNIYVTFGTALAAFYVPVTVMCILYWRIWRETEKRQKDLTHLQAGRKDGSRKSTSSDDPAESEDFRRGRSDSCVVPDDAIETTYVPTSLCVETDKYLPAGPPRKRRLREVILAWCRIDNDKEDDDSTSHGGSPGAQTPASVETPVQSASMTFRADVSLQPSRPVNIPMTDRNGLRRAAGQPERPSTSRSYSADSVYTILIRLPTQPSLEGEASQASIKMILEEDDAGGGARVAPGDASGLDTIRIPLNTKLVHRQVARQRAPKKKRKQQERKQEKKAAKTLSAILLAFIVTWTPYNVLVLIKTLSPCEDCIPMGLWNFAYYLCYINSTVNPLCYALCNANFRRTYMRILSCKWHNKQRSMNRGYFS; via the coding sequence ATGTTCCTCGAGCGCAGTGGCGCGACTCCCTGGGCAGCGCCATGGGCAGCCGCCTGGACCAACGCTACCAACGCCAGCGCCGCAAACGACACCCTGGACGCGATGGAACAAGAACCGCCCTACTCCCTCGCCGAGGTCATCCTCATTGCCAGCCTGGCCGCTCTCCTCAGCGTTCTCACCGTCATCGGCAACCTGATGGTGATGATCTCCTTCAAGTTGGACAAGCAACTTCAGACCATCAGCAACTACTTCTTGTTAAGCCTCGCCATCGCCGACTTTTCCATCGGTGTCATATCCATGCCCCTGTTTACTATGTACACATTGTACCAAAGATGGCATCTAGGAACCTTCGTTTGCGATACGTGGTTAGCATTCGATTATCTGACCAGCAACGCGTCTGTGCTCAACTTGCTCATTATCAGTTTCGACCGTTACTTTTCTGTGACGCGTCCTTTGACGTACCGTGCTCGACGGACAACGCGTCGAGCAGCCATCATGATTGCGAGCGCGTGGGTTATTTCACTCGTTCTGTGGCCTCCGTGGATCTACTCCTGGCCATACATCGAAGGCCAGCGCAGTGTTCCCGTGGACCAGTGCTACATTCAGTTCCTGGAGACAAACATTTACGTGACGTTCGGCACAGCACTTGCCGCCTTTTATGTTCCGGTAACGGTGATGTGTATTTTATACTGGCGCATCTGGCGCGAAACAGAAAAACGCCAGAAGGACCTGACCCACCTGCAGGCGGGCCGAAAGGACGGCAGCCGCAAGTCCACCTCCAGCGACGATCCGGCCGAATCTGAGGACTTTCGCCGAGGACGCAGCGACTCTTGCGTGGTGCCCGATGACGCGATCGAGACAACGTACGTGCCCACGTCGTTATGCGTAGAAACGGACAAGTATCTTCCCGCTGGGCCGCCCCGCAAACGTCGTCTGCGTGAGGTGATCCTCGCCTGGTGCCGCATCGACAACGACAAGGAGGACGACGACAGCACGAGCCACGGTGGCTCGCCTGGAGCCCAAACGCCAGCGTCTGTCGAGACGCCCGTGCAGTCCGCTTCCATGACCTTTCGAGCCGACGTGTCACTCCAACCGTCGCGCCCGGTCAACATCCCAATGACGGACCGCAACGGGCTGCGTCGCGCCGCGGGGCAACCAGAACGGCCTTCTACGTCGCGCTCGTACTCCGCCGACTCTGTGTACACTATTCTCATCCGGCTTCCTACACAACCTTCTCTTGAGGGTGAAGCGTCACAGGCTTCCATCAAAATGATCCTCGAGGAGGACGACGCCGGAGGTGGCGCGCGCGTCGCTCCAGGGGACGCTTCAGGCCTGGACACCATTCGGATCCCGCTTAACACCAAGCTGGTCCATCGGCAAGTTGCCCGCCAGAGGGCACCGAAGAAGAAACGAAAGCAACAGGAACGTAAGCAAGAGAAAAAAGCAGCAAAGACTTTGAGCGCCATACTGCTTGCTTTTATCGTCACTTGGACACCGTACAACGTACTCGTGCTCATCAAAACGTTGTCACCGTGCGAAGATTGCATACCGATGGGACTATGGAACTTTGCTTACTATCTGTGCTACATCAATAGCACGGTGAATCCACTATGCTACGCACTGTGCAACGCAAATTTTCGCAGAACTTACATGCGGATCTTATCATGCAAGTGGCACAACAAGCAGCGCTCCATGAATCGAGGCTACTTCAGCTGA